From the genome of Nocardia sp. NBC_01503, one region includes:
- a CDS encoding alpha/beta hydrolase — MRTFQLTLLLTAALLWPLCAPAAAPAQATPARLISQAPGAGRLIQINVYSPAMDREIPLQVLRPEDTSTPAPTLYLLNGAGGGEDAASWVAQTDLNGFFADKHVNIVVPMEGAFSYYTDWQQDDPGLGKFLGNNGRNKWATFLTRELPPVIDRAFGTDGVNALAGISMAGTSVLDLAIQAPELYRGVAAYSGCAMTSDPLGQSFISFVISLGTGRAQNMWGPLDGPGWREHDVLLNADRLPNIPMYISSGTGLPGPHDTLADATVRQNTKTLANQMLLGGGIEAATHYCTTRLEERTRALGRTDITYNLDESGTHSWGYWQDELHRSWPVLSGALGL; from the coding sequence ATGAGAACCTTCCAGTTGACTCTGCTGTTGACCGCGGCCCTGCTGTGGCCCCTGTGCGCGCCCGCCGCGGCGCCGGCGCAGGCCACTCCGGCCCGGTTGATCTCGCAGGCGCCCGGTGCGGGGCGGCTGATCCAGATCAACGTCTACTCCCCGGCCATGGATCGTGAGATCCCACTACAGGTGCTGCGGCCCGAGGACACCTCGACTCCGGCGCCAACGCTGTACCTGCTCAATGGCGCGGGTGGTGGTGAGGACGCCGCGAGTTGGGTCGCGCAGACCGATCTGAACGGTTTCTTCGCGGACAAACACGTGAATATCGTCGTCCCGATGGAGGGCGCGTTCAGCTACTACACCGACTGGCAGCAGGACGACCCCGGCCTCGGCAAATTCCTCGGCAACAACGGCCGGAACAAATGGGCCACCTTCCTCACCCGGGAGCTGCCGCCGGTCATCGACCGCGCCTTCGGCACCGATGGCGTGAACGCGCTGGCGGGCATCTCCATGGCGGGCACCTCCGTGCTCGACCTGGCCATCCAGGCGCCCGAGCTGTATCGCGGCGTCGCCGCCTACAGCGGCTGCGCCATGACGAGTGATCCACTGGGACAATCGTTCATCTCGTTCGTCATCAGCCTCGGCACCGGGCGCGCGCAGAATATGTGGGGTCCGCTCGACGGCCCGGGGTGGCGCGAACACGATGTACTGCTCAATGCCGATCGACTGCCGAATATCCCGATGTACATCTCCAGTGGCACCGGACTGCCCGGCCCGCACGACACCCTCGCCGATGCGACCGTACGGCAGAACACCAAGACCCTGGCCAATCAGATGCTGCTCGGCGGCGGTATCGAGGCCGCGACGCACTACTGCACCACCCGGCTCGAGGAGCGCACCCGCGCCCTGGGACGCACCGACATCACCTACAACCTCGATGAGTCGGGCACCCACTCCTGGGGCTACTGGCAGGACGAACTGCACCGGTCCTGGCCGGTGCTCAGTGGTGCGCTAGGTCTGTGA
- a CDS encoding wax ester/triacylglycerol synthase family O-acyltransferase has translation MSPAVQLTARDAVFVYDEFERHPSNIVAVYAFDATASGAVAPDAANVIPWVRARLGHFRLFQRRLARVPWDLDLPYWVHDSDFDIDRHVRLEPHRDWAAARPRIAEIAATRMDLNRPPWRIHIFDRVTGYPGAPGAVTLVLLGFHHSAGDGMATRELELRLFDGGELPATDAPAVTREWSPRRAFAKAAAVFPYRMARFAIGLRRTRATAAQALPEPLALRPATRFNRRVDPVFGFDLLRLPMAEVLKTKAASVERITVNDLVLTVVSDALASYLEEHGETPEGSLAAMVPRSMRGLAHWNSANQLTQMSIDLHTDIADPVERLLAIRDSARREKQRGADPAVLRQAERVQTSPAWLLRLAGWGRARRQFDEVAMVPLSNTTVSNVPPVAERLEFLGAPMLSAFGALPIMDGDGLRHLISSQGDELIISFSADTTMLPDTGHYAELLLRSFERLRQALEAQRARLESQRVQDLSQT, from the coding sequence GTGAGCCCCGCAGTGCAGTTGACGGCGCGTGACGCCGTATTCGTCTATGACGAGTTCGAGCGGCACCCGTCGAATATCGTCGCGGTCTACGCCTTCGACGCGACCGCGTCCGGAGCCGTCGCGCCCGACGCCGCGAATGTAATCCCCTGGGTCCGTGCGCGTCTCGGCCATTTCCGGCTCTTCCAACGGCGATTGGCCCGGGTGCCCTGGGATCTGGATCTGCCGTACTGGGTGCACGATTCGGATTTCGATATCGACCGGCACGTCCGGCTGGAACCGCATCGGGATTGGGCCGCGGCGCGACCGCGTATCGCCGAGATCGCCGCCACCCGAATGGATCTCAATCGGCCACCGTGGCGGATTCACATTTTCGATCGGGTGACGGGTTATCCGGGAGCGCCCGGCGCGGTGACGCTGGTACTGCTCGGATTCCATCACAGCGCGGGCGACGGTATGGCGACCCGCGAGCTCGAACTTCGGCTGTTCGACGGAGGTGAGCTTCCCGCGACGGACGCTCCGGCCGTTACCCGGGAGTGGTCGCCACGCCGGGCCTTCGCTAAGGCCGCGGCCGTATTCCCCTATCGCATGGCACGTTTCGCGATCGGACTGCGGCGCACCCGGGCGACCGCGGCGCAGGCGCTCCCCGAACCATTGGCTCTGCGACCCGCCACCCGCTTCAACCGGCGCGTCGATCCGGTCTTCGGCTTCGATCTGCTGCGTCTGCCGATGGCGGAGGTACTGAAGACGAAAGCCGCTTCGGTGGAGCGGATTACGGTCAATGATCTGGTGCTGACCGTCGTCTCCGACGCGCTGGCCAGCTATCTGGAGGAACACGGCGAAACACCGGAGGGCTCGCTCGCGGCCATGGTGCCGCGCTCCATGCGCGGCCTCGCACACTGGAATTCGGCGAATCAGCTCACCCAGATGTCCATCGATCTGCACACCGATATCGCCGATCCGGTGGAGCGACTGCTCGCCATTCGCGATTCGGCGCGGCGGGAGAAGCAGCGCGGCGCGGATCCGGCGGTGCTGCGGCAGGCCGAGCGGGTGCAGACCTCCCCGGCCTGGCTGCTGCGATTGGCCGGATGGGGCCGCGCGCGTAGACAATTCGACGAGGTGGCCATGGTGCCGCTGTCGAACACCACCGTCAGCAATGTGCCGCCGGTGGCCGAGCGGCTGGAGTTCCTGGGCGCGCCCATGCTCAGCGCGTTCGGGGCGCTGCCCATCATGGATGGGGACGGTCTGCGGCATCTGATCAGCTCGCAGGGTGACGAGCTGATCATCAGCTTCAGCGCCGACACCACCATGCTGCCCGATACCGGGCACTACGCGGAGCTGCTGCTGCGCTCCTTCGAGCGGCTGCGGCAGGCCCTGGAAGCGCAGCGCGCACGGCTGGAATCACAACGGGTGCAGGACCTTTCACAGACCTAG
- a CDS encoding alpha/beta fold hydrolase has translation MSTRSRAADHDGHHLTVTAEDGVPIAVREFGPTDAPLTVVFIHGHCLRTESWELLRGYLQPHWREQAHLVFYDHRGHGNSGMADPATYTIDQLALDLDAVLRAVAPTGPIVLVGHSMGAMTILAYARLFPETIGPRIIGVGLLAGAANSVTRVGLGRLLNGPAVHSLRVAVRRAPRAMQASKHFTRHIFEPIMREATLGTRKVSPRVLAVATAMLNETSLLTMASFLESLMRFDETATLHRLGTIPTLVLAGSADIVIPFAHSVVLASQLDDVELVRLDGAGHSVIMERAEEVAGAIAALVDRALTGMANPGERPCGPEPECGPEFAIAG, from the coding sequence ATGTCCACTCGCTCACGCGCAGCAGACCACGACGGACACCACCTCACCGTCACCGCGGAGGATGGCGTGCCCATCGCCGTCCGCGAATTCGGCCCCACCGACGCACCCCTGACCGTCGTCTTCATCCACGGCCACTGTCTGCGCACCGAATCCTGGGAGTTGTTGCGCGGGTACCTGCAACCTCATTGGCGCGAGCAGGCGCATCTGGTCTTCTACGACCATCGCGGACACGGCAATTCGGGGATGGCCGATCCGGCCACGTACACCATCGATCAGCTGGCGCTGGATCTGGACGCGGTGCTGCGGGCGGTCGCGCCAACGGGTCCGATTGTGCTGGTGGGTCATTCGATGGGGGCCATGACGATCCTGGCCTATGCCCGCCTGTTCCCCGAGACCATCGGCCCCCGCATCATCGGCGTCGGCCTGCTGGCGGGCGCGGCCAACAGCGTCACCCGGGTCGGCCTGGGCCGGCTGCTGAACGGTCCGGCGGTGCACTCGCTACGAGTGGCGGTGCGCCGGGCTCCGCGCGCCATGCAGGCCTCCAAGCACTTCACCCGGCACATCTTCGAGCCGATCATGCGCGAGGCCACCCTGGGCACCCGCAAGGTGAGTCCGCGGGTGCTGGCGGTGGCCACGGCCATGCTCAACGAGACCTCCCTGTTGACCATGGCCAGCTTCCTGGAGTCGCTCATGCGCTTCGACGAGACCGCCACCCTGCATCGACTGGGCACTATTCCGACGCTGGTGCTGGCCGGTTCGGCGGACATCGTGATCCCGTTCGCACATTCGGTGGTGCTGGCCTCGCAGCTGGACGATGTGGAGCTGGTGCGGTTGGACGGGGCCGGGCACAGCGTGATCATGGAGCGCGCCGAGGAGGTCGCGGGAGCCATTGCGGCCCTGGTGGATCGGGCGCTGACGGGGATGGCGAACCCGGGTGAGCGCCCCTGCGGACCGGAACCGGAGTGCGGTCCGGAGTTCGCCATCGCGGGCTGA